A single genomic interval of Bos indicus isolate NIAB-ARS_2022 breed Sahiwal x Tharparkar chromosome 5, NIAB-ARS_B.indTharparkar_mat_pri_1.0, whole genome shotgun sequence harbors:
- the TCF20 gene encoding transcription factor 20 isoform X1, translating to MQSFREQSSYHGNQQSYPQEVHGSSRIEEFSPRQAQMFQNFGGAGGGSSGSGGGGGGGRRAAAAAAAAMASETSGHQGYQGFRKEAGDFYYMAGNKDPVATGTPQPPPRRPSGPVQSYGPPQGSSFGNQYGSEGHVGQFQAQHSALGGVSHYSQDYTGPFSPGSAQYQQQPSSQQQQQQQQVQQLRQQLYQSHQPLPQAASQPASGASHLQPMQRPSTLPASAAGYQLRVGQFGQHYQSSATAASSSFPSPQRFSQSGQSYDGSYSVNAGSQYEGHNVGSNAQAYGTQSNYSYQPQSMKNFEQAKIPPGTQQGQQQQQQQQQQQQQQQQHPPQHVMQYSNAATKLPLQSQVGQYSQPEVPVRSPMQFHQNFSPISNPSPAASVVQSPSCSSTPSPLTQSGENLQCGQGNVPMGSRNRILQLMPQLSPTPSMMPSPNSHTAGFKGFGLEGVPEKRLTDPGLSSLSALSTQVANLPNTVQHMLLSDALTPQKKTSKRPSSSSKKTDSCPNSEGSSQAEEQLKSPMAESLDGGCSSSSEDQGERVRQLSGQSTSSDTTYKGGASEKAGSSPAQGAQNEAPRLSTSPAVREETASPGAKDTPLSSEGNPKVNEKTVGVIVSREAMAGRVEKPGGQDKGSQEEDPAATQRPPSTGGAKEASHASLPQPEPPGGGSKGNKSGDSNSNHNGEGNGQTGHPAGGSGFTGRTEPSKSPGSLRYSYKDSFGSAVPRNISSFAQYPTGQDKGDFTSHGERKGRNEKFPSLLQEVLQGYHHHPDRRYSRSSQEHQAMAGSLEGATRPNVLVSQTNELASRGLLNKSIGSLLENPHWGPWERKSSGTAPEMKQINLADYPIPRKFEIEPPSSAHEPGGSLSERRSVICDISPLRQIVRDPGAHSLGHMGADTRLGRNERLNPSLSQSVILPGGLVSMETKLKSQSGQIKEEDFEQSKSQASFNNKKSGDHCHPASIKHESYRGNASPGAATHDSISDYGPQDSRPTPMRRVPGRVGSREGMRGRSPSQYHDFSEKLKMSPGRSRGPGGDPHHMSPHMTFSERANRSSLHAPFSPNSESLASAYHTNTRAHAYGDPSAGLNSQLHYKRQMYQQQQEEYKDWGGSSAQGVIAAAQHRQEGPRKSPRQQQFLDRVRSPLKNDKDGMMYGPPMGTYHDPSGQDGGRCLMSSDGLSNKGIELKHGSQKLQQESCWDLSRQTSPAKSSGPPGMSNQKRYGPPHETDGHGLAESTQSSKPSNVMLRLPGQEDHSSQNPLIMRRRVRSFISPIPSKRQSQDVKNSNTEDKGRLLHPSKEGTDKAYNSYAHLSHSQEIKSIPKRESSKDLPSPDSRNCPAVTLTSPAKTKILPPRKGRGLKLEAIVQKITSPNIRRSASSNSAEAGGDTVTLDDILSLKSGPPEGGSGAVPDTELEKRKGEVIAELACPAGQELSGEKPLARSSEEWRGGGDDKVKTETHPDTVAAGKEPPGAMASTTSQKPGSNQGRPDGSLGGTAPLIFPDSKNVPPVGTLAPEANPKAEEKESDAVTISPKQEGFPPKGYFPSGKKKGRPIGSVNKQKKQQQPPPPPPQPPQIPEGSADGEPKPKKQRQRRERRKPGAQPRKRKTKQAVPIVEPQEPEIKLKYATQPLDKTDAKNKSFFPYIHVVNKCELGAVCTIINAEEEEQTKLVRGRKGQRSLTPPPSSTESKVLPASSFVLQGPVVTESSVMGHLVCCLCGKWASYRNMGDLFGPFYPQDYAATLPKNPPPKRAAETQSKVKVRHKSASNGSKTDTEEEEEQQQQKEQRSLAAHPRFKRRHRSEDCAGGPRSLSRGLPCKKATTEGSSEKTVLDSKPSVPTTSEGGPELELQIPELPLDSNEFWVHEGCILWANGIYLVCGRLYGLQEALEIAREMKCSHCQEAGATLGCYNKGCSFRYHYPCAIDADCLLHEENFSVRCPKHKPPLPCPVPPLQNKTAKGSLSTEQSERG from the coding sequence ATGCAGTCCTTCCGGGAGCAAAGCAGTTACCACGGGAACCAGCAGAGCTACCCCCAGGAGGTGCACGGCTCATCCCGGATAGAGGAGTTCAGCCCTCGCCAGGCCCAGATGTTCCAGAATTTTGGGGGTGCTGGTGGTGGCagcagcggcagcggcggcggcggcggtggtggaCGAcgagcagcggcggcggcggcggccgcgatGGCCAGCGAGACCTCCGGCCATCAGGGCTACCAGGGCttcaggaaggaggctggagacTTTTACTACATGGCAGGCAACAAGGACCCCGTGGCCACAGGAACCCCGCAGCCTCCTCCGCGAAGGCCTTCCGGGCCGGTGCAGAGCTACGGACCCCCCCAGGGGAGCAGCTTTGGCAATCAGTATGGCAGTGAGGGTCACGTGGGCCAGTTTCAAGCACAGCACTCTGCCCTTGGCGGTGTGTCTCATTACTCGCAGGATTACACGGGGCCGTTCTCTCCGGGGAGCGCTCAGTACCAGCAGCAGCCTtccagccagcagcagcagcagcagcagcaagtgcagCAGCTGCGGCAGCAGCTCTACCAGTCCCATCAGCCCCTGCCGCAGGCCGCCAGCCAGCCGGCGTCTGGCGCCTCGCACCTGCAGCCCATGCAGCGGCCCTCAACTCTGCCGGCCTCGGCCGCCGGCTACCAGCTGAGAGTGGGGCAGTTCGGCCAGCACTACCAGTCTTCTGCcaccgccgcctcctcctccttcccatcaCCGCAGCGTTTCAGCCAGTCTGGGCAGAGCTATGACGGCAGTTACAGTGTGAACGCCGGATCACAGTACGAAGGGCATAACGTGGGCTCCAACGCACAGGCTTATGGAACACAATCCAATTACAGCTATCAGCCTCAATCTATGAAGAATTTCGAACAGGCCAAGATTCCACCAGGGACCcagcaggggcagcagcagcagcagcagcaacaacagcagcagcagcagcagcagcagcaccccccTCAGCACGTGATGCAGTATTCCAACGCTGCCACCAAGCTGCCCCTGCAAAGCCAGGTCGGGCAGTACAGCCAGCCCGAGGTTCCCGTGAGGTCCCCCATGCAGTTTCACCAGAACTTCAGCCCCATCTCTAACCCTTCCCCAGCTGCCTCCGTGGTTCAGTCTCCAAGCTGTAGCTCTACCCCGTCTCCTCTCACACAGAGCGGGGAGAACCTCCAGTGTGGGCAAGGCAATGTGCCAATGGGCTCCAGAAACAGAATCCTGCAGTTAATGCCTCAGCTCAGCCCAACCCCGTCGATGATGcccagtcccaactctcacactGCGGGCTTCAAAGGGTTCGGGCTGGAAGGGGTGCCTGAAAAGCGGCTGACCGATCCCGGCTTGAGTAGTTTGAGTGCCCTGAGTACGCAGGTGGCCAACCTTCCTAATACGGTTCAGCACATGCTACTTTCCGACGCCCTGACCCCTCAGAAGAAGACCTCCAAGAGGCCTTCCTCGTCATCCAAGAAAACAGACAGCTGCCCAAACTCGGAAGGCTCTTCACAGGCTGAAGAACAACTGAAGTCCCCGATGGCAGAGTCGCTGGATGGAGGCTGCTCCAGCAGTTCTGAGGATCAAGGCGAGAGGGTGAGGCAGCTGAGTGGCCAGAGCACAAGCTCGGACACCACCTACAAGGGCGGGGCCTCGGAAAAGGCAGGCTCCTCACCAGCACAGGGTGCTCAGAACGAAGCCCCCCGACTCAGCACCAGTCCTGCAGTCCGAGAAGAGACCGCCTCGCCGGGTGCCAAGGACACACCACTGTCATCTGAGGGCAACCCAAAAGTCAACGAGAAGACAGTCGGGGTGATTGTCTCCCGGGAAGCTATGGCAGGCCGGgtggaaaagcctggtgggcaggaCAAAGGCTCCCAGGAAGAGGATCCTGCAGCCACACAGAGGCCACCCAGCACCGGGGGGGCAAAGGAAGCCAGCCACGCATCACTTCCACAGCCAGAGCCTCCGGGAGGAGGCAGTAAAGGAAACAAGAGTGGAGACAGTAACTCCAACCAcaatggggaagggaatggccagACTGGGCACCCTGCAGGGGGCTCTGGTTTCACAGGCAGGACTGAGCCCAGCAAATCTCCTGGAAGCCTGCGCTATAGTTACAAAGACAGTTTTGGGTCAGCTGTGCCGAGAAACATTAGCAGCTTTGCTCAGTATCCTACAGGACAAGATAAAGGGGACTTCACCAGCCACGGGGAGCGAAAGGGTAGAAATGAGAAGTTCCCCAGCCTCCTGCAGGAGGTGCTTCAGGGTTACCACCACCACCCCGACAGGAGGTACTCCCGGAGTTCTCAGGAGCACCAGGCCATGGCTGGCAGCCTCGAAGGAGCCACAAGGCCTAATGTCTTAGTGAGTCAGACCAATGAGTTAGCTAGCAGGGGCCTTCTGAACAAAAGCATTGGGTCCCTGTTAGAAAACCCCCACTGGGGCCCCTGGGAAAGAAAGTCAAGTGGCACAGCTCCTGAGATGAAACAGATCAATTTGGCCGACTACCCAATTCCCAGAAAGTTTGAAATAGAGCCTCCATCGTCAGCCCATGAGCCCGGGGGTTCCCTCTCTGAGAGAAGATCAGTCATCTGTGACATTTCTCCACTAAGACAGATTGTCAGAGACCCGGGGGCTCACTCGCTAGGACACATGGGCGCCGACACCAGACTTGGGAGGAATGAGCGTCTCAATCCCAGTttaagtcagtcagtcattcTTCCAGGTGGGCTGGTGTCCATGGAAACAAAGCTGAAATCCCAGAGTGGGCAGATAAAAGAGGAAGACTTTGAACAGTCCAAGTCCCAAGCTAGTTTCAACAACAAGAAATCGGGAGACCACTGCCACCCTGCTAGCATCAAGCACGAGTCTTACCGAGGCAATGCCAGCCCCGGAGCGGCGACCCATGATTCCATCTCAGACTACGGCCCGCAGGACAGCAGACCCACACCAATGCGGCGAGTCCCCGGCAGAGTTGGCAGTCGGGAGGGCATGAGGGGTCGGTCCCCTTCTCAGTATCATGACTTTTCAGAAAAGTTGAAGATGTCCCCTGGGAGGAGCAGAGGCCCAGGGGGCGACCCTCATCACATGAGCCCACACATGACCTTCTCCGAGAGGGCCAACAGGAGTTCTTTGCACGCTCCCTTTTCTCCCAATTCAGAAAGCCTGGCCTCTGCTTATCACACAAACACGCGTGCTCATGCTTATGGGGACCCCAGTGCAGGTTTGAATTCCCAGCTCCATTACAAGAGACAGATGTACCAACAGCAGCAAGAGGAATATAAGGACTGGGGTGGCAGTTCTGCTCAGGGAGTGATCGCTGCGGCTCAGCACAGGCAGGAGGGACCCCGCAAGAGTCCACGTCAGCAGCAGTTTCTCGACCGAGTCCGGAGCCCCCTGAAGAATGACAAAGATGGCATGATGTATGGCCCACCGATGGGGACGTACCATGACCCCAGCGGTCAGGACGGTGGGCGCTGCCTCATGTCTAGTGATGGTCTTTCTAACAAAGGCATTGAACTGAAGCACGGCTCCCAGAAGTTACAGCAAGAATCTTGTTGGGATCTCTCTCGGCAGACTTCTCCAGCCAAAAGCAGCGGCCCCCCAGGAATGTCCAATCAGAAAAGGTACGGACCACCCCATGAGACCGACGGACACGGGCTCGCAGAGTCTACGCAGTCATCCAAACCGAGTAATGTTATGCTGAGACTTCCAGGTCAAGAGGATCATTCTTCTCAAAACCCCTTAATCATGAGGAGGCGTGTCCGTTCTTTTATCTCTCCCATTCCCAGTAAGAGACAGTCACAGGATGTGAAGAACAGTAACACTGAAGATAAAGGGCGCCTCCTTCACCCGTCAAAAGAAGGCACTGACAAAGCGTACAATTCCTATGCCCATCTTTCTCACAGTCAGGAGATCAAGTCCATCCCTAAGAGGGAGTCCTCCAAGGACCTTCCAAGTCCAGATAGTAGGAACTGCCCTGCGGTCACCCTTACAAGTCCTGCTAAGACCAAAATCCTGCCCCCAAGGAAAGGCCGGGGGTTGAAACTGGAAGCTATCGTCCAGAAGATCACATCCCCAAACATTAGGAGGAGCGCGTCCTCGAACAGCGCAGAGGCTGGGGGAGACACAGTTACTCTTGACGACATCCTGTCTTTGAAAAGCGGCCCTCCGGAAGGTGGGAGCGGTGCCGTTCCAGACACTgagctggagaagagaaaaggcgAGGTGATAGCTGAGCTGGCCTGTCCCGCAGGCCAGGAGCTGAGCGGAGAAAAGCCTCTGGCCCGGTCTTCGGAGGAGTGGCGCGGTGGTGGGGACGACAAGGTGAAGACGGAGACGCACCCTGACACGGTCGCCGCTGGGAAGGAGCCCCCTGGTGCCATGGCATCCACAACCTCACAGAAGCCTGGGAGTAACCAAGGGAGACCAGACGGGTCCCTGGGCGGGACagcacctttaatctttcctgaCTCAAAGAATGTACCTCCAGTGGGCACGTTGGCTCCCGAGGCAAACCCCAAGGCTGAAGAGAAAGAGAGCGATGCCGTGACGATTTCCCCCAAACAGGAGGGCTTCCCCCCGAAGGGTTACTTCCcctcaggaaagaagaaagggagaccCATTGGTAGTGTAAATAAGCAGAAGAAACAACAGCAGCCCCCGCCGCCACCCCCTCAACCCCCTCAGATACCAGAGGGTTCTGCTGATGGAGAGCCAAAGCCAAAAAAGCAGAGGCAGCGGAGGGAGCGAAGGAAGCCTGGGGCGCAGCCCAGGAAGCGGAAAACCAAACAGGCCGTTCCCATCGTAGAACCCCAAGAACCGGAGATCAAGCTGAAGTACGCCACCCAGCCCCTGGATAAAACCGATGCCAAGAACAAGTCTTTTTTCCCTTATATCCACGTAGTAAATAAGTGTGAACTTGGAGCCGTGTGTACAATCATCAACGCCGAGGAGGAGGAGCAGACCAAATTGGTGAGGGGGCGGAAGGGCCAGCGGTCCCTGACGCCTCCGCCCAGCAGCACCGAGAGCAAGGTTCTCCCAGCCTCGTCCTTCGTGCTGCAGGGCCCCGTGGTGACAGAGTCTTCTGTGATGGGGCACCTGGTTTGCTGTCTGTGCGGCAAGTGGGCCAGTTACCGGAACATGGGCGACCTCTTTGGACCCTTTTACCCCCAAGATTATGCAGCCACTCTCCccaagaatccacctcccaagaGGGCCGCGGAAACGCAGAGCAAGGTGAAGGTCCGGCACAAAAGCGCTTCGAACGGCTCCAAGACGGAcactgaggaggaggaagagcagcagcagcagaaggagcagaggagcctggccgcgCACCCCAGGTTTAAGCGGCGACACCGCTCGGAAGACTGTGCCGGAGGCCCCCGGTCCCTGTCCAGGGGGCTCCCTTGTAAAAAAGCCACCACCGAGGGCAGCAGCGAAAAGACTGTTTTGGACTCAAAGCCCTCCGTGCCCACCACTTCAGAAGGTGGCCCCGAGTTGGAGTTACAAATCCCTGAACTACCTCTCGACAGCAATGAATTTTGGGTCCACGAGGGTTGTATTCTCTGGGCCAATGGAATCTACCTGGTCTGTGGCCGGCTCTATGGCCTGCAGGAAGCGCTGGAAATAGCCAGAGAGATG